In Meiothermus ruber DSM 1279, the following proteins share a genomic window:
- a CDS encoding ATP-grasp domain-containing protein: protein MNVVFLSPHFPPNFWPFCVRLREAGHNVLGLADAEYDALRPELKQALTEYYRVSDMHNYDELLRALGYFTHRYGKIDRLDSMSEYWLETEARLREDFNIFGLRPQDMDRVKRKSVMKRYFQQAGLRVARGRICRSAVEAQDFVEEVGYPVVAKPDIGVGAAKTYKITNDAELMDYIATKPPVDYIMEEFIPGKIITYDGLTDIQGNVVFDSSLEYSKGVMEVVNQDTDIYYYMVREIPEDLREAGRRVVQAFNVRERFFHFEFFRLEDGGLVALEVNMRPPGGLSIDMFNYANDMDIFKEWVNVLTHGRVSQQAQHPYFCTYVGRKDHIHYKRSHEQVLAEFGPLIAHHERISGIFAGAIGNYGYILRHPDLPTLLQAAQAIQERA, encoded by the coding sequence ATGAATGTAGTTTTTCTTTCCCCCCATTTCCCCCCCAACTTCTGGCCATTTTGCGTGCGTTTGCGCGAAGCTGGGCACAATGTGCTGGGGCTGGCCGATGCCGAATACGACGCGCTACGGCCAGAGCTAAAGCAGGCTCTGACGGAGTATTACAGAGTTTCCGATATGCACAACTACGACGAGCTGTTGCGGGCGCTGGGCTACTTCACCCACCGCTACGGCAAGATCGACCGGCTCGACTCCATGAGCGAGTACTGGCTCGAGACCGAGGCCCGGCTGCGCGAAGACTTTAACATCTTCGGCCTGCGCCCCCAGGACATGGATCGGGTAAAGCGCAAGTCGGTCATGAAGCGGTATTTTCAGCAGGCCGGGCTCAGGGTGGCGCGGGGCCGGATCTGCCGCAGCGCGGTGGAGGCCCAGGATTTCGTAGAAGAGGTGGGCTACCCGGTGGTGGCCAAACCCGATATCGGGGTGGGGGCGGCCAAAACCTACAAAATCACCAACGACGCCGAGCTCATGGACTACATCGCCACCAAGCCCCCGGTGGACTACATCATGGAGGAGTTCATCCCCGGCAAAATCATCACCTACGACGGCCTGACCGATATCCAGGGCAACGTGGTCTTCGATAGTTCGCTCGAGTACTCCAAAGGCGTAATGGAGGTGGTCAACCAGGACACCGATATCTATTACTACATGGTGCGGGAAATCCCCGAAGACCTGCGGGAAGCCGGGCGCCGGGTGGTGCAGGCCTTCAACGTGCGCGAGCGCTTCTTCCACTTCGAGTTCTTCCGCCTGGAAGACGGCGGTCTGGTGGCGCTCGAGGTGAACATGCGACCACCGGGGGGTCTCTCGATCGATATGTTCAACTACGCCAACGACATGGACATATTCAAAGAGTGGGTCAACGTGCTCACCCACGGCCGGGTGAGCCAGCAGGCCCAGCACCCCTACTTCTGCACCTATGTGGGCCGCAAGGATCACATCCACTACAAGCGTTCGCACGAGCAGGTGCTGGCCGAGTTTGGCCCCCTCATCGCCCACCACGAGCGCATAAGCGGCATTTTTGCCGGGGCCATCGGGAATTACGGCTACATCCTGCGCCATCCCGACCTGCCAACCCTGCTTCAGGCCGCCCAGGCCATCCAGGAACGGGCCTAG
- a CDS encoding RluA family pseudouridine synthase, translating to MVRFSASGVRLDQALAFEANTSRAKAQEWIEAGLVTVGGKVVTKPSYKLRGETVEVEPPPPQPASVAAEDIPLHILYEDPDLIVINKPAGMITHPAPGVYSGTLVNAILGRFGLDLSLGESEEEGGLLLQAQKPELIRPGIVHRLDKGTSGVIVVARHEAAHRRLAEAFAGRSVYKRYIALTVGIPREGLLSAPIGRHPVDRTRMHVGGVAARHAQTEFEVLAVAEPHALVSAILHTGRTHQIRVHLKHLHAPILGDEVYGKPSELIARQALHAYELRLQHPRTGKYLHFVAPIPADMVWAWVSLGGAWPEDLQTENPRAEAVGPYC from the coding sequence ATGGTGCGCTTTTCTGCCAGTGGGGTTCGCCTCGACCAGGCCCTGGCCTTCGAGGCCAATACCTCCCGGGCCAAGGCCCAGGAATGGATCGAGGCCGGTCTGGTGACGGTGGGGGGTAAGGTGGTGACCAAGCCTTCCTACAAGCTGCGGGGCGAAACCGTGGAGGTAGAGCCCCCACCCCCCCAGCCGGCCAGCGTGGCCGCCGAGGATATCCCGCTGCACATCCTGTACGAAGATCCCGACCTGATCGTAATCAACAAGCCGGCGGGCATGATCACCCACCCGGCCCCCGGGGTGTATTCCGGAACGCTGGTGAACGCCATTTTGGGGCGGTTCGGGCTGGATCTCTCACTGGGCGAGTCCGAGGAGGAGGGCGGGCTGCTTTTGCAAGCCCAGAAGCCCGAGCTGATACGCCCCGGCATCGTGCACCGCCTCGATAAGGGCACCAGCGGAGTAATTGTGGTAGCCCGCCACGAGGCCGCCCACCGCCGGCTTGCCGAGGCCTTCGCCGGACGCAGCGTGTACAAGCGCTATATTGCCCTAACAGTGGGCATCCCGCGCGAGGGCCTGCTCTCGGCCCCCATCGGCCGCCACCCGGTCGACCGCACTCGCATGCACGTGGGGGGGGTAGCGGCCCGGCACGCCCAGACCGAGTTCGAGGTGCTGGCGGTAGCCGAACCGCACGCCCTGGTCTCGGCCATTCTGCACACCGGGCGCACCCACCAGATTCGCGTGCACCTCAAGCACTTACACGCCCCCATCCTGGGCGACGAGGTCTACGGCAAGCCCTCCGAGCTGATAGCGCGTCAGGCCCTGCACGCCTACGAACTGCGCCTGCAACACCCCCGCACCGGCAAGTACCTGCACTTTGTGGCCCCCATCCCCGCCGATATGGTGTGGGCCTGGGTAAGTCTGGGCGGGGCCTGGCCAGAAGACCTGCAAACCGAGAACCCCAGGGCCGAGGCTGTAGGGCCTTATTGCTAA
- a CDS encoding HD-GYP domain-containing protein has translation MLVYFRLESTHLPGLVAWGLFSGLVLMVAGGVLLSREVARPVQAVLEGMQAMQEGKGPVRVSAVAWDELADLALGFNNLARALEAERQRNLELYRDTVQTLAAAIDARDPYTRGHSQRVGAYAQLIARKLGWDAQKAYQLYITGLLHDIGKIGVPEAILQKTDKLSPQERQLIESHPLIGYEIVRQSRALAAHLPGIRHHHERLDGCGYPDGLKGEAIPIEARILGVADVWDALTSHRPYRPALKPSEVYPRLLCEALDPQAVRALGELWQEGALDALLEEAQRETGRPDLSTPKSDTESIQWPRPLSKTE, from the coding sequence GTGCTGGTTTACTTCCGGCTTGAATCAACCCATCTGCCGGGGCTGGTGGCCTGGGGGTTGTTTTCGGGGCTGGTGCTGATGGTGGCCGGGGGCGTTCTCCTCTCCCGTGAAGTGGCCCGGCCCGTGCAGGCTGTGCTCGAGGGCATGCAGGCTATGCAGGAAGGAAAAGGGCCGGTGCGGGTGAGCGCGGTGGCCTGGGACGAGCTGGCCGACCTGGCCCTGGGCTTCAACAACCTGGCCCGGGCCCTCGAGGCCGAACGGCAGCGCAACCTCGAGCTGTACCGCGACACCGTGCAAACCCTGGCGGCCGCCATCGACGCTCGAGACCCCTACACCCGGGGCCACTCCCAGCGGGTGGGGGCCTACGCACAGCTCATAGCCCGCAAGCTGGGCTGGGACGCACAAAAAGCCTACCAGCTCTACATCACCGGGCTGTTGCACGACATTGGCAAAATCGGCGTGCCCGAGGCCATCCTGCAGAAAACCGATAAGCTCAGCCCCCAGGAGCGCCAGCTCATCGAGAGCCACCCGCTTATCGGCTACGAGATCGTTCGCCAGTCCCGCGCGCTTGCCGCCCACCTGCCGGGCATTCGACACCACCATGAGCGGCTGGATGGCTGTGGCTACCCCGACGGGTTGAAGGGGGAGGCCATTCCCATCGAGGCCCGAATCCTGGGTGTGGCGGATGTCTGGGATGCCCTTACCAGCCACCGACCCTACCGCCCAGCCTTAAAACCTTCAGAGGTCTACCCGCGTCTCTTGTGTGAAGCCCTTGATCCCCAAGCAGTGCGAGCCCTGGGTGAACTGTGGCAGGAAGGGGCGCTGGACGCCTTGCTCGAGGAAGCTCAGCGAGAAACGGGTCGGCCAGACCTTTCCACGCCGAAAAGTGATACGGAATCAATCCAGTGGCCCCGGCCTCTGTCAAAAACAGAATAG
- the ruvB gene encoding Holliday junction branch migration DNA helicase RuvB, with product MGVEADLTLRPKRLDDYVGQAKLKKKLRVYLEAAKNRGEALDHLLLFGPPGLGKTTLAHVVAYELGVNIRVTSGPAIEKPGDLAAILTNSLEEGDILFIDEIHRLSKAAEEHLYPALEDFKIDIVIGAGPAARTLRLDLPRFTLIGATTRPGLISGPLRSRFGIIEHLEFYTETELAQGVTRDAQLMGLAIEPEAALEIGRRSRGTMRIAKRLFRRVRDFAEVAGEQVVGLERARQALDALGLDALGLDARDRQIIQTVIERFAGGPVGLETLATALSEDPETLEEVHEPFLIQLGLLKRTPRGRQATERAYAHLGYPLPEQSRLLE from the coding sequence ATGGGCGTGGAAGCGGATTTGACCCTGCGGCCCAAGCGGTTAGACGATTACGTGGGCCAGGCCAAGCTCAAAAAGAAACTGCGGGTCTACCTCGAGGCCGCTAAAAACCGGGGGGAGGCCCTCGATCACCTGCTGCTCTTTGGCCCGCCGGGGCTGGGCAAGACCACCCTGGCCCACGTGGTGGCCTACGAACTGGGGGTGAATATCCGCGTGACCAGCGGCCCGGCCATCGAGAAGCCGGGCGACCTGGCGGCCATCCTGACCAACAGCCTCGAGGAAGGCGACATCCTCTTCATCGACGAGATTCACCGCCTGTCCAAAGCCGCTGAGGAGCACCTCTACCCGGCGCTGGAAGACTTCAAGATCGACATCGTGATTGGCGCAGGCCCGGCGGCCCGTACCCTGCGGCTCGACCTGCCCCGCTTTACCCTGATTGGAGCCACCACCCGCCCGGGGCTCATCTCCGGGCCTTTGCGCAGCCGCTTTGGCATTATCGAACACCTGGAGTTCTACACCGAGACCGAGCTGGCCCAGGGGGTGACGCGTGATGCCCAGCTCATGGGCCTGGCCATCGAACCCGAGGCGGCGCTAGAAATTGGCCGTCGCAGCCGGGGCACCATGCGCATTGCCAAGCGCCTGTTCCGGCGGGTACGCGACTTTGCCGAGGTGGCGGGCGAGCAGGTGGTGGGCCTCGAGCGCGCCCGGCAGGCCCTGGATGCCCTGGGCCTGGACGCCCTGGGGCTGGATGCGCGCGACCGCCAGATTATCCAGACCGTGATCGAGCGCTTTGCCGGGGGGCCGGTGGGCCTCGAGACCCTAGCCACCGCCCTTTCCGAAGACCCCGAGACCCTCGAGGAGGTTCACGAACCCTTCCTGATTCAACTGGGCCTGCTCAAACGCACCCCCCGGGGCCGCCAGGCCACCGAGCGGGCCTACGCCCACCTGGGCTACCCGCTGCCCGAGCAGAGTCGCCTGCTGGAATAA